A window of the Camelus ferus isolate YT-003-E chromosome 22, BCGSAC_Cfer_1.0, whole genome shotgun sequence genome harbors these coding sequences:
- the ADGRE3 gene encoding adhesion G protein-coupled receptor E3 isoform X2, which yields MRGPPLLPGLCFLLSLSGVLAQKSKGTCPQCPLNASCVNGTYCTCNPGYTSQSGQKFFTFPLEICEDIDECKPPISIYCGVNAECQNVEGSFYCHCNAGYKLLSGNAHFNNSNENTCQKTTSSNTTTGTKELQQVVKDIESLLTNKTAWVMEEKRDIASKATFILQTVESDVIKTALRSPDQKTQKVQNSTVAVETRVVTDSCSKGIIFNLMAQMNSLSIHCNDITQGNTQGPSAVAFISYSSLGNIINATFFEETNEKDPVYLNSQVVSAAVGPERNVSLSQTVILSFQHVKMKPHVKRTFCVYWKGTKEGGHWSRDGCVLIQANKTHTTCNSTHLSSFAVLMAFDSQEEDPALAVITYVGLSLSLLCLLLAALTFLLCKAIRNTSTSLHLQLSICLFLAYLLFLTAIDRTEPKVLCAIVAGALHYLYLAAFTWMLLEGLHLFLTARNLTVVNYSGANRFMKWLMFPVGYGVPAVIVAISAASRPHLYGTPDRCWLHLDQGFIWGFLGPVCAIICMNFIFFLLVLWILKRKLSSLNSEVSTIQNIRMLTLKAIAQVFILGCTWFLGILQVGPAARVMAYLFTIINSLQGFFIFLVYCLFSQQVQKWFREIIKSKSESETHTLSSRFGPDSKPSEPKF from the exons GGACCTGTCCTCAGTGCCCCTTAAATGCTTCCTGTGTCAATGGTACTTACTGCACCTGCAACCCTGGATACACTTCTCAATCTGGGCAGAAATTCTTCACATTCCCCTTGGAGATATGTGAAG ATATTGATGAATGTAAACCACCCATTAGTATATATTGCGGAGTGAATGCTGAATGCCAGAATGTTGAAGGAAGTTTCTACTGCCATTGTAATGCTGGGTATAAACTCCTCTCTGGGAATGCACACTTCAATAACTCCAATGAAAACACTTGTCAGA AAACCACTTCTTCAAACACAACCACAGGCACTAAAGAG CTGCAACAGGTTGTTAAGGACATTGAGTCACTTCTCACCAATAAGACTGCATGggtaatggaagagaaaagagacatcGCGTCCAAGGCCACATTTATTCTCCAGACTGTGGAATCAGACGTCATAAAAACTGCCTTGAGATCCCCAGaccaaaaaacccagaaagtcCAAAACAGTACTGTGG CTGTTGAAACTCGAGTTGTCACAGacagttgctccaagggaatcaTCTTCAACTTGATGGCCCAAATGAACTCATTGAGTATTCACTGCAATGACATCACCCAGGGAAACACACAAG GTCCTAGTGCAGTTGCCTTCATTTCATACTCTTCCCTTGGGAACATCATAAATGCAACTTTTTTTGAAGAGACGAATGAGAAAGATCCAGTTTATCTGAACTCCCAAGTAGTGAGCGCAGCTGTTGGGCCTGAAAGGAACGTATCTCTCTCCCAGACTGTGATTCTGAGTTTTCAGCACGTGAAG ATGAAGCCCCATGTCAAAAGGACCTTCTGCGTCTACTGGAAAGGCACAAAGGAGGGCGGCCACTGGTCCAGGGATGGCTGTGTCCTGATACAAGCGAACAAGACTCACACCACGTGCAACTCCACCCACCTGTCCAGTTTCGCTGTCCTCATGGCCTTTGACAGCCAG GAGGAGGATCCTGCACTGGCTGTGATCACCTACGTGGGGCTGAGCCTCTCTCTGCTGTGCCTCCTCCTGGCGGCCCTCACCTTCCTGCTGTGCAAAGCCATCCGGAACACCAGCACCTCGCTCCACCTGCAGCTCTCGATCTGCCTCTTCCTGGCCTACCTGCTCTTCCTCACAGCCATCGACCGAACCGAGCCCAAG gtgcTGTGCGCCATCGTAGCCGGTGCCTTACACTACCTCTACCTGGCCGCCTTCACCTGGATGCTGCTGGAGGGCCTGCACCTCTTCCTCACTGCACGCAACCTGACGGTGGTCAACTACTCCGGTGCGAACAGGTTCATGAAGTGGTTGATGTTCCCTGTGGGCTACGGAGTCCCGGCTGTGATTGTGGCCATTTCTGCAGCATCCAGGCCTCATCTATATGGAACACCTGATCG CTGCTGGCTCCACCTGGATCAGGGATTCATCTGGGGTTTCCTTGGTCCCGTCTGTGCCATTATTTGC AtgaatttcatatttttcctcttggttctatggattttgaaaaggaaactttcCTCTCTCAACAGTGAAGTGTCAACCATCCAGAATATAAG GATGCTGACACTCAAAGCGATAGCTCAGGTCTTCATCTTGGGCTGCACGTGGTTTCTGGGCATCTTGCAGGTGGGCCCAGCTGCCCGTGTCATGGCTTACCTCTTCACCATCATCAATAGCCTTCAGGGATTCTTTATTTTCCTGGTCTACTGCCTCTTCAGCCAGCAG